One window from the genome of Halomicrobium zhouii encodes:
- a CDS encoding ABC1 kinase family protein codes for MNLRAYWRFFVVVRHFLPLMAAYARDRNRFLFFGSSRRVTAEQRRDRAATLLDSLLTLGPTFIKLGQLLSTRPDVLPPEYIDEFTKLQDRVPPAPWADAKEVLEAELGPVGERFDEFDVDAISGASLGQVYRAEVDGDPVAVKIRRPGIEALVEADLRVVRWTLPVLLYFVDESRSFSLETLADEFDRTIREEMDYHREARMLTEIRGNFADDPDVRIPEVLESHSTERVLTMEYVPGTKINDVDALDDLAVDRTALAETLQRTYLQMIIDDGVFHADPHPGNLAVQDDGTLVFYDFGMSGRVDSFVQGKIVDFYTAVASQDIHAILDALVEMGTLSPEADRQVMGEVMELAIADARGEDIEQYRVQQIVSQVEDTMYEFPLRLPADLALVLRVATVVEGVCVTLDPDFDFIAVATGYLREEGHMAAGAREFAEERATEFRDAARSTVRIPPKLEGTLDRIQRDELRVNVELEDPGGLFGNLARRLVLGMVMASGVFSTAFLYAVADNIASTIVAAVFTVVVGFSLLYSFRRRRGIRAKPQFTRQSMRERSGAGSGAGSGSSAADQQLTFGEDDGEN; via the coding sequence CCCGGCGCGTCACGGCCGAACAGCGCCGCGACCGGGCGGCCACGCTGCTGGACTCGCTGCTGACCCTCGGCCCGACGTTCATCAAGCTCGGCCAGCTGCTGTCGACGCGGCCCGACGTGCTCCCGCCGGAGTACATCGACGAGTTCACCAAACTCCAGGACAGGGTGCCGCCAGCGCCGTGGGCCGACGCGAAGGAGGTACTGGAGGCAGAACTCGGCCCGGTCGGCGAGCGCTTCGACGAGTTCGACGTCGACGCCATCAGCGGCGCGAGCCTCGGCCAGGTGTACCGCGCGGAGGTCGACGGCGACCCGGTGGCGGTGAAGATCCGCCGGCCCGGTATCGAGGCGCTCGTCGAGGCCGACCTCCGGGTGGTGCGGTGGACGCTCCCGGTGCTGCTGTACTTCGTCGACGAGTCCCGCTCGTTCTCGCTGGAGACGCTGGCCGACGAGTTCGACCGGACGATCCGCGAGGAGATGGACTACCACCGCGAGGCCCGGATGCTCACCGAGATCCGCGGGAACTTCGCCGACGACCCGGACGTCCGCATCCCCGAGGTCCTCGAATCGCACTCGACCGAGCGCGTCCTCACGATGGAGTACGTCCCGGGGACGAAGATCAACGACGTCGACGCGCTCGACGACCTGGCCGTCGACCGGACGGCCCTCGCCGAGACGCTCCAGCGGACCTACCTCCAGATGATCATCGACGACGGCGTGTTCCACGCCGACCCCCACCCCGGCAACCTCGCGGTCCAGGACGACGGCACCCTCGTCTTCTACGACTTCGGGATGTCCGGGCGGGTCGACTCGTTCGTCCAGGGGAAGATCGTCGACTTCTACACCGCCGTCGCCAGCCAGGACATCCACGCCATCCTCGACGCCCTCGTCGAGATGGGGACGCTCTCGCCGGAGGCCGACCGCCAGGTGATGGGCGAGGTGATGGAACTGGCCATCGCCGACGCCCGCGGCGAGGACATCGAGCAGTATCGCGTCCAGCAGATCGTCTCCCAGGTCGAAGACACCATGTACGAGTTCCCGCTCCGCCTCCCGGCCGACCTGGCGCTCGTCCTCCGCGTCGCGACGGTGGTCGAGGGGGTCTGCGTCACGCTCGACCCGGACTTCGACTTCATCGCTGTCGCGACGGGCTACCTCCGCGAGGAGGGTCACATGGCAGCAGGCGCCCGGGAGTTCGCCGAGGAGCGCGCGACCGAGTTCAGGGACGCGGCCCGGTCGACGGTCCGCATCCCGCCGAAACTGGAGGGGACCCTCGACCGCATCCAGCGCGACGAACTCAGAGTCAACGTCGAACTCGAGGACCCCGGCGGCCTGTTCGGCAACCTCGCCCGCCGCCTCGTGCTCGGGATGGTCATGGCCAGCGGCGTGTTCTCGACGGCGTTCCTCTACGCCGTCGCGGACAACATCGCGTCGACGATCGTCGCCGCCGTCTTCACCGTCGTCGTCGGCTTCTCGCTGCTGTACTCGTTCCGTCGCCGCCGCGGCATCCGCGCGAAACCGCAGTTCACCAGACAGAGCATGCGTGAACGGTCCGGGGCTGGGTCCGGGGCCGGGTCCGGATCCAGCGCGGCCGACCAGCAGCTGACGTTCGGCGAAGACGACGGAGAGAACTGA
- a CDS encoding protein phosphatase 2C domain-containing protein, translating into MEHASSVDVGARKRGSGGINEDSVATTVLENHHRETGRSVGVFVLADGVGGEASGDVASFLVTSIVRKRLTERLQGSATDVLERFGIDAYPADPPTVDEDPRAVLSEGRIRSAIKDGVDAAHRKIQEYASAIGGQPATTVVVAVYADGKLHYGWVGDSRLYVVNTKRGTIRQLTEDHAVTNVRLKRGEIEDEAYARVHEDATAITNAVGGSSAGKPSVDVEFGTTDVFREDVIMLTSDGLVDAYPDVRPLRREYERAEDTDPVCEKIRDTLVTEDEIMELVLGAEDLHGAVTDLVAFANERGGKDNISITLARDPNARPTPESMVSRAETVIEPADDGSEGYDGSDDSDGNDSTQADASSDGPEPGGSAGDDSPDPPASASTGQETNATGATDAEPDGTGSTGESDDPESAADPDASGSQAHDVDVVSLGSGSPSAALAVPSEGTVYEIAADTTVGRGGESDQDPDLALDVATDAHVEPVHARITFDESGQEWQITDRSSSGTHVEVGDGEWLLLLSEEGLERHRESGFDPDAATERSIEQSTALEEGAAFVVEDPREDDAITCRFFTSVELARERLADGSVREAGFERFVL; encoded by the coding sequence ATGGAACACGCCAGCAGCGTCGACGTCGGCGCACGAAAGCGAGGGAGCGGCGGGATCAACGAGGACAGCGTCGCCACGACGGTCCTGGAAAATCACCACCGCGAGACCGGCCGATCGGTCGGTGTCTTCGTGCTCGCGGACGGCGTGGGCGGGGAGGCCAGCGGCGACGTCGCGTCGTTCCTTGTCACCTCCATCGTTCGCAAGCGCCTGACCGAGCGCCTCCAGGGGTCGGCGACGGACGTCCTGGAACGGTTCGGCATCGACGCCTACCCGGCGGACCCGCCCACGGTCGACGAGGATCCACGGGCGGTCCTCTCCGAAGGTCGGATCCGGAGCGCGATCAAGGACGGCGTCGACGCCGCCCACCGGAAGATCCAGGAGTACGCCTCGGCCATCGGCGGCCAGCCGGCGACGACGGTCGTCGTGGCGGTGTACGCCGACGGGAAGCTCCACTACGGCTGGGTCGGCGACAGCCGCCTCTACGTCGTCAACACGAAACGTGGGACGATCAGGCAGCTGACAGAGGACCACGCCGTCACCAACGTCCGGCTGAAACGGGGTGAGATCGAGGACGAGGCCTACGCCCGCGTCCACGAGGACGCCACCGCCATCACCAACGCCGTCGGCGGGTCCAGCGCCGGGAAGCCGAGCGTCGACGTCGAGTTCGGGACGACGGACGTCTTCCGCGAGGACGTGATCATGCTCACCAGCGACGGCCTCGTCGACGCATATCCAGACGTCAGACCACTCCGCAGGGAGTACGAGCGGGCCGAGGATACCGATCCGGTCTGCGAGAAGATCCGTGACACCCTGGTCACGGAAGACGAGATCATGGAACTCGTTCTCGGCGCCGAGGACCTGCACGGCGCCGTCACGGACCTGGTCGCGTTCGCCAACGAGCGCGGCGGGAAGGACAACATCTCGATCACGCTCGCCAGGGATCCGAACGCCCGGCCGACGCCGGAGTCGATGGTCTCCCGGGCCGAGACGGTCATCGAACCGGCCGACGACGGGAGCGAGGGCTACGATGGAAGCGATGACAGTGACGGGAACGACTCGACGCAGGCAGACGCGAGTAGCGACGGGCCGGAACCGGGCGGCTCGGCCGGCGACGACTCCCCCGACCCACCGGCGTCGGCGTCGACTGGACAGGAAACGAATGCCACCGGCGCGACCGACGCCGAGCCCGACGGGACCGGGTCCACGGGCGAATCCGACGACCCGGAGAGCGCCGCTGACCCGGACGCGTCCGGGAGTCAGGCCCACGACGTCGACGTCGTCTCGCTCGGGAGCGGGTCGCCGTCGGCGGCGCTCGCCGTCCCGAGCGAGGGGACGGTGTACGAAATCGCCGCCGACACCACCGTCGGACGGGGCGGCGAGTCGGACCAGGACCCCGACCTCGCGCTCGACGTCGCGACCGACGCGCACGTCGAACCGGTCCACGCGAGGATCACGTTCGACGAGAGCGGCCAGGAGTGGCAGATAACAGACCGGAGTTCCTCGGGGACCCACGTCGAGGTCGGCGACGGCGAGTGGCTACTCTTGCTCTCAGAGGAGGGGCTCGAACGACACCGCGAGTCCGGCTTCGACCCCGACGCGGCGACGGAGCGGTCCATCGAACAGTCGACCGCGCTCGAAGAGGGCGCCGCCTTCGTCGTCGAGGACCCCCGTGAGGACGACGCGATCACCTGCCGATTCTTCACGTCCGTCGAACTGGCCCGAGAGCGCCTGGCCGACGGGTCGGTCCGGGAGGCCGGTTTCGAGCGGTTCGTGCTGTAG
- a CDS encoding serine/threonine protein kinase, with the protein MSEPTPGDELAGRYVLREEIGRGGFGVVWSADDRESGGMVALKHPNYEGSTPDELVEKYFERETDILEEIREAGEHDNIMSYYGREEGFGMPFLVVELIEGAELGEVVREDGPITDPDEVREIGIGICDALSFLHDHDIIYRDLKPDNIMLNGDRDPKLLDFTTAKGTVTSDDIPSFTGNVTSQPVQGSTGDSTVPGEFKPPELNRDAEQRQGPWSDVYSIGKLLCFLQVGWVPDDDSVAPSQFGVDGADYLDEIVRNATQHDHADRYSNASMLKTALEDRDSTMPSQATLEWLGRAEKWRISPGDTIGRKTADGPRPSIMLADGRHTALSAVHCRFVTDEDGGWRVVDTSLNGTYISKHDEQEWTLLLSETGRERQRQAGESIPSDPDASAALEPGDVVALVSPSYPERFYFRFSQ; encoded by the coding sequence ATGTCCGAACCAACGCCGGGCGACGAACTCGCCGGCCGGTACGTCCTGCGCGAGGAGATCGGTCGCGGCGGGTTCGGCGTCGTGTGGAGCGCCGACGACCGCGAGAGCGGCGGCATGGTCGCGCTGAAACACCCCAACTACGAGGGGTCGACGCCGGACGAGCTCGTCGAGAAGTACTTCGAGCGGGAGACGGACATCTTAGAGGAGATCCGCGAGGCCGGCGAACACGACAACATCATGAGCTACTACGGCCGGGAGGAGGGCTTCGGGATGCCGTTCCTGGTCGTCGAACTCATCGAGGGCGCCGAACTCGGCGAGGTCGTCCGGGAGGACGGGCCGATCACCGACCCCGACGAGGTCCGCGAGATCGGGATCGGGATCTGTGACGCCCTCTCCTTCCTCCACGACCACGACATCATCTACCGCGACCTGAAGCCCGACAACATCATGCTGAACGGGGACAGGGACCCGAAGCTGCTGGACTTCACGACGGCGAAGGGTACCGTCACGAGCGACGACATCCCCTCATTCACGGGCAACGTCACGTCCCAGCCCGTCCAGGGCTCGACCGGCGACTCGACGGTGCCGGGGGAGTTCAAGCCGCCTGAGCTGAACCGCGACGCCGAGCAGCGACAGGGGCCCTGGAGCGACGTCTACTCCATCGGGAAGCTGCTGTGCTTTCTCCAGGTTGGATGGGTGCCGGACGACGACAGCGTCGCGCCCAGCCAGTTCGGCGTCGACGGCGCCGACTACCTCGACGAGATCGTCAGGAACGCGACCCAGCACGACCACGCCGACCGGTACTCCAACGCCTCGATGCTCAAGACCGCCCTCGAGGACCGGGACTCGACGATGCCCTCGCAGGCGACCCTCGAGTGGCTCGGTCGCGCCGAGAAGTGGCGGATCAGCCCGGGCGACACCATCGGCCGGAAGACGGCGGACGGACCGCGGCCCTCGATCATGCTCGCCGACGGTCGTCACACGGCGCTGTCGGCGGTCCACTGCCGGTTCGTCACCGACGAGGACGGCGGCTGGCGGGTCGTCGACACGAGCCTCAACGGGACCTACATCAGCAAACACGACGAACAGGAGTGGACGCTCTTGCTCTCCGAGACGGGGCGGGAGCGCCAGCGCCAGGCGGGCGAATCGATCCCCAGCGACCCGGACGCCAGCGCCGCTCTGGAGCCCGGCGACGTCGTCGCGCTGGTCAGCCCGAGCTATCCCGAGCGATTCTACTTCCGATTCAGCCAGTGA
- a CDS encoding vWA domain-containing protein has translation MPTEISATVNRPYVPESGGGITCELDITPQAQGQAAERHIALCIDSSGSMAYDDKLDHARDATELVFGILNDDDYLSIVTFDEDIEVVMDATRWGDIEREEAEERLQEITTTGGTDIYSALEEAEDILSGLERGESISKRVLLLSDGRDTRATAADFEPLAQDLTDAGISIYSAGLGTNYGQDTIRTLGEFSQGRWAHVENPADIRSFFGDVVQEASTVLSNNPELVLETVDGCEIGQAFRRLPQVQKIPLEHEEGKTIIGLPDLQDREEQQVVLEMDAPPNDVGTEETLVDVTLEAGSNSAETAIAVTYSDDESELSVHDEDVTVAYYDTDLRTRIAHADSQDELEAVKAKIDETEVITGETEIADALHENVTRIEEGDESQARQVKENTTGVYDPDEY, from the coding sequence ATGCCGACCGAGATTTCCGCGACTGTAAATCGACCGTACGTTCCGGAGTCGGGTGGGGGGATCACCTGTGAGCTGGACATCACGCCGCAGGCACAGGGGCAGGCCGCGGAGCGCCACATCGCGCTGTGTATCGACAGCAGCGGCTCGATGGCCTACGACGACAAGCTGGACCACGCCCGCGACGCGACGGAGCTCGTCTTCGGCATCCTGAACGACGACGACTACCTGAGCATCGTCACCTTCGACGAGGACATCGAAGTGGTCATGGACGCGACCCGGTGGGGCGACATCGAGCGCGAGGAGGCCGAGGAACGCCTCCAGGAGATCACGACGACCGGCGGGACGGACATCTATTCGGCGCTGGAGGAGGCCGAGGACATCCTCTCGGGGCTGGAGCGCGGCGAGTCCATCTCCAAGCGCGTCCTGTTGCTCTCGGACGGCCGGGACACCCGGGCGACGGCCGCCGACTTCGAGCCGCTGGCCCAGGACCTGACCGACGCGGGCATCTCCATCTACTCGGCGGGCCTGGGGACGAACTACGGCCAGGACACCATCCGGACGCTCGGCGAGTTCTCCCAGGGGCGATGGGCCCACGTCGAGAACCCGGCCGACATCCGCTCCTTTTTCGGCGACGTCGTCCAGGAGGCCTCGACCGTCCTCTCGAACAATCCAGAACTCGTCCTGGAGACCGTCGACGGCTGCGAGATCGGCCAGGCGTTCCGGCGGCTCCCACAGGTCCAGAAGATCCCGCTCGAACACGAGGAAGGGAAGACGATCATCGGGCTCCCGGACCTCCAGGACCGGGAGGAACAGCAGGTCGTCCTGGAGATGGACGCGCCGCCGAACGACGTCGGGACCGAGGAGACGCTCGTCGACGTGACCCTGGAGGCAGGGTCGAACTCGGCCGAGACCGCAATCGCCGTCACCTACTCGGACGACGAGTCCGAGCTGTCGGTCCACGACGAGGACGTCACCGTCGCCTACTACGACACCGACCTCCGGACGCGGATCGCCCACGCCGACTCCCAGGACGAACTGGAGGCGGTCAAGGCCAAGATCGACGAGACCGAGGTCATCACCGGCGAGACGGAGATCGCCGACGCCCTCCACGAGAACGTCACTCGCATCGAGGAGGGCGACGAGAGCCAGGCCCGGCAGGTCAAGGAGAACACCACCGGCGTCTACGACCCCGATGAGTACTAG
- a CDS encoding FHA domain-containing protein, whose protein sequence is MSDQSELACVSCETAFDPAPTGGFCPDCDTPHPDFEHGEADDADDAEETGDDEVKAEEAETGATEPTDEEATTSSDDGAAPSYCRECGAAIGAESASSDTTECSDCGRTVAADASYCPDCGTAIEADETADGPEDEPTVVADADSDEAAGDDAATDDDAAAAEAETQDAGTEDAQTDVESPDSGDAESVPEEITLVVNGESYTFGDGDTFGREDEEWLEDLVVAGGGADALSYISSEHVEFAIEDDGVYVTDVSRNGTLLNSTKMEGGTEQVSDGDFLTLAGRAEVEVQF, encoded by the coding sequence ATGTCCGATCAATCCGAACTGGCGTGTGTTTCGTGCGAGACGGCGTTCGACCCAGCACCGACCGGCGGGTTCTGTCCCGACTGCGACACGCCTCACCCGGACTTCGAGCACGGCGAGGCCGACGACGCGGACGACGCCGAGGAAACAGGAGACGACGAGGTCAAGGCCGAGGAGGCGGAAACCGGGGCGACCGAACCGACCGACGAGGAGGCGACGACCTCCTCCGACGACGGAGCGGCACCGTCGTACTGCCGTGAGTGCGGCGCGGCGATCGGTGCGGAGAGCGCGTCGTCGGACACGACGGAGTGCTCGGACTGTGGGCGGACCGTCGCCGCCGACGCGTCGTACTGTCCCGATTGCGGCACGGCGATCGAGGCCGACGAGACGGCAGACGGGCCCGAGGACGAACCGACCGTGGTGGCCGACGCCGACAGTGACGAGGCCGCAGGCGATGACGCGGCGACGGACGACGACGCAGCGGCCGCCGAGGCAGAGACGCAGGACGCTGGAACCGAAGACGCACAGACGGACGTCGAGTCGCCGGACTCCGGGGACGCAGAATCGGTGCCCGAAGAGATTACGCTCGTCGTCAACGGCGAGTCCTACACCTTCGGGGACGGCGACACCTTCGGCAGGGAGGACGAGGAGTGGCTCGAGGATCTCGTCGTCGCGGGCGGCGGCGCGGACGCACTCTCCTACATCTCCAGCGAGCACGTCGAGTTTGCCATCGAGGACGACGGCGTCTACGTGACCGACGTGAGCCGGAACGGGACGCTGCTGAACTCCACGAAGATGGAGGGCGGGACCGAACAGGTTTCGGACGGGGACTTCCTCACGCTCGCCGGACGAGCCGAGGTCGAGGTCCAGTTCTGA
- a CDS encoding translation initiation factor IF-5A: MPRQQTEVRELDEGSYVMMEDTPCKITAYSTAKPGKHGSAKARVEGKGVFDAKKRSFSQPVDQKVWVPIIERKQGQVVSVTGDDAQVMDLETYDTFTMRIPEDEELNPDDEIEYLEYEEQRKIV; the protein is encoded by the coding sequence ATGCCACGACAGCAGACCGAGGTTCGCGAACTCGACGAGGGGAGTTACGTGATGATGGAGGACACTCCCTGCAAGATTACGGCCTACAGCACGGCCAAGCCGGGCAAACACGGCAGCGCGAAGGCCCGCGTCGAGGGCAAGGGCGTCTTCGACGCGAAGAAGCGATCCTTCTCCCAGCCGGTCGACCAGAAGGTCTGGGTGCCCATCATCGAGCGAAAGCAGGGCCAGGTCGTCTCGGTCACCGGCGACGACGCGCAGGTCATGGACCTCGAGACCTACGACACGTTCACGATGCGCATCCCCGAGGACGAGGAGCTCAACCCCGACGACGAGATCGAGTACCTCGAGTACGAGGAGCAGCGGAAGATCGTCTGA
- a CDS encoding arginase family protein — MFPGANADPAGADYVVVGAPLDASTTFEPGARFGPRRVRHFATPFDDYDQRTGRQFTDCSVADHGDVGPTDDVAEYLHFLEGTVGDYADEETVPLLVGGEHTVTVAAVRALDPDVFVCLDAHLDLYEAYAGNPLSHATVTRHALDVADRAVILGARTGSEGEWDRAAESDVTVVPPEDVADWTPDLGSGERAYLSVDVDAADPGYAPGTGTKEPFGLEPREMRDVVRSVAPHAVGVDVVEVNDRDDGQAAVLGAKLLREFVFSHADANTF, encoded by the coding sequence ATGTTTCCTGGCGCGAACGCGGACCCGGCAGGGGCCGACTACGTCGTCGTCGGCGCACCGCTGGACGCCTCGACGACGTTCGAACCCGGCGCCCGCTTCGGTCCGCGTCGCGTCCGTCACTTTGCGACGCCGTTCGACGACTACGACCAGCGGACGGGCCGACAGTTCACCGACTGCTCGGTCGCCGACCACGGCGACGTCGGCCCGACGGACGACGTCGCGGAGTACCTCCACTTCCTCGAAGGCACCGTCGGGGACTACGCCGACGAGGAGACAGTCCCACTGCTGGTCGGCGGCGAGCACACCGTCACCGTCGCCGCCGTCCGCGCGCTCGACCCCGACGTCTTCGTCTGCCTCGACGCACACCTGGACCTGTACGAGGCCTACGCCGGCAACCCGCTGAGCCACGCGACGGTCACCCGCCACGCCCTCGACGTCGCCGACCGGGCCGTGATTCTCGGAGCCCGGACCGGCAGCGAGGGCGAATGGGACCGCGCCGCCGAGTCGGACGTGACCGTCGTCCCGCCCGAGGACGTCGCCGACTGGACGCCGGACCTGGGAAGCGGCGAGCGAGCGTACCTCTCCGTCGACGTCGACGCCGCCGACCCAGGATACGCGCCCGGCACCGGCACCAAGGAGCCCTTCGGCCTGGAACCGCGCGAGATGCGCGACGTCGTCAGGTCGGTCGCTCCCCACGCCGTCGGCGTCGACGTCGTCGAAGTCAACGACCGCGACGACGGCCAGGCCGCCGTCCTCGGCGCCAAACTCCTCCGCGAGTTCGTCTTCTCCCACGCGGACGCGAATACGTTCTAA
- a CDS encoding GNAT family N-acetyltransferase, which translates to MELVEATAEDVDVLAAYWFSLASEMEQYSTLNELAVEGPADVESGFEELLDGDDTTPFLLDVDGTTVGYLLLRRDEHPTRELSEYATIVDLFVEESHRDQGLGSEAIDAAKRVAAERGADYLTVSCEWGNDGARRFYETNGFTAKQVTYAQELETTARGDDG; encoded by the coding sequence ATGGAACTCGTCGAGGCGACGGCCGAGGACGTCGACGTGCTCGCGGCGTACTGGTTCTCCCTCGCCAGCGAGATGGAGCAATACTCGACCCTGAACGAACTGGCCGTCGAGGGGCCGGCGGACGTGGAATCCGGCTTCGAGGAGCTGCTCGACGGCGACGACACCACCCCGTTCCTGCTCGACGTCGACGGGACGACCGTCGGCTATCTCCTGCTCCGTCGCGACGAACACCCGACGCGGGAGCTATCGGAGTACGCCACCATCGTCGACCTGTTCGTCGAGGAGTCGCACAGGGACCAGGGACTCGGGAGCGAAGCCATCGACGCGGCGAAACGAGTCGCGGCCGAGCGCGGCGCCGACTACCTCACGGTGTCCTGCGAGTGGGGCAACGACGGCGCCAGACGGTTCTACGAGACGAACGGCTTCACGGCAAAGCAGGTGACCTACGCCCAGGAACTGGAGACGACGGCCAGGGGCGACGACGGCTAG
- a CDS encoding CBS domain-containing protein, with translation MDTQQKTRVKEVMSTPLETIAPSASVKEAAQRMREKDISALVVTTGPRSIITSTDILDSVAQGRDPTEAEVRDVMTESVETVTPDLYMEEVAAMMTMYEIQHLPVVDDGYVGMISSTDVTAQLS, from the coding sequence ATGGACACCCAGCAGAAGACGCGCGTGAAGGAGGTAATGTCGACGCCACTGGAGACCATCGCGCCGTCCGCGAGCGTGAAGGAGGCCGCCCAGCGCATGCGCGAGAAGGACATCAGCGCACTCGTCGTGACGACGGGGCCGCGGTCGATCATCACCAGCACGGATATCCTCGACAGCGTCGCCCAGGGACGGGATCCGACGGAGGCGGAGGTCCGTGACGTGATGACGGAGTCCGTCGAGACGGTGACGCCAGACCTCTACATGGAGGAGGTGGCGGCGATGATGACGATGTACGAGATCCAGCACCTGCCGGTCGTCGACGACGGCTACGTCGGGATGATCTCCTCGACCGACGTCACCGCACAGCTCTCCTGA
- a CDS encoding Nif3-like dinuclear metal center hexameric protein translates to MELSELTGRLDERLDTAAYADLDASPNGLQVGPESGTVEHVAVAVDAAVETVERAADAGADLLVTHHGLIWGDMERVTGSNYRRIAPLVEHDLPLYVSHLPLDGHQELGNAAGVADVLNLGNREPFGSLGPEVIGQRGTASEPYAVDELRNLLADELDTGDGEVRALDFGPDEIRDVAIVTGSGVDWLGEAADAGVDALVTGEGKQKAFHEAREAGINVVLAGHYATETFGVRSLQSLVEEWGLETTYVDLPTGL, encoded by the coding sequence ATGGAACTCTCGGAACTGACGGGACGCCTCGACGAGCGACTCGACACTGCGGCGTACGCCGACCTCGACGCCAGCCCCAACGGGCTCCAGGTCGGTCCGGAGTCGGGAACGGTCGAGCACGTCGCCGTCGCCGTCGACGCCGCCGTCGAGACCGTCGAGCGTGCGGCCGACGCCGGCGCGGACCTGCTCGTCACTCACCACGGGCTGATCTGGGGCGATATGGAGCGAGTCACCGGATCGAACTACCGCCGAATCGCGCCGCTGGTCGAACACGACCTGCCGCTGTACGTCTCCCACCTCCCGCTCGACGGCCACCAGGAACTCGGCAACGCTGCGGGCGTGGCCGACGTGCTCAACCTCGGCAACCGGGAACCGTTCGGTTCGCTCGGGCCCGAGGTCATCGGCCAGCGCGGCACCGCGAGCGAACCGTACGCCGTCGACGAACTCCGGAACCTGCTGGCCGACGAACTCGACACCGGCGACGGCGAGGTCCGGGCGCTGGACTTCGGGCCCGACGAGATCAGGGACGTCGCCATCGTCACGGGCAGCGGCGTCGACTGGCTGGGCGAGGCCGCCGACGCGGGCGTCGACGCGCTCGTCACCGGCGAGGGCAAACAGAAGGCCTTCCACGAGGCCCGCGAAGCGGGCATCAACGTCGTCCTCGCCGGCCACTACGCGACGGAGACGTTCGGCGTCCGGTCGCTCCAGTCCCTCGTCGAGGAGTGGGGCCTGGAGACGACGTACGTCGACCTCCCGACCGGGCTGTAG
- a CDS encoding SprT-like domain-containing protein, whose translation MDADGVPEFDEIASHDALVDWSRAYAREARREWVLDVRLDLVEWEVSTRARRRAAAVKRPRLDDASVGDPYDWEDVEGSDGRPLPCTVSLTWDAFDEFSREEWQSTLRHELVHVEQYQRFGTTGHGKRFKRRAAEMETAVHCRTFAEPEWTFYCESCDEVTAHRYRECKLVREYDRYRSNCCEAPLRRTSPGD comes from the coding sequence ATGGACGCCGACGGCGTGCCGGAGTTCGACGAAATCGCCAGTCACGACGCCCTCGTCGACTGGTCGCGGGCCTACGCGCGCGAGGCCCGGCGGGAGTGGGTACTCGACGTTCGCCTGGACCTCGTCGAGTGGGAGGTGTCGACGCGGGCCCGGCGACGCGCCGCTGCGGTCAAGCGCCCGCGCCTCGACGACGCGTCGGTCGGCGACCCCTACGACTGGGAGGACGTCGAGGGCTCGGACGGCCGACCGCTACCCTGTACCGTCTCGCTCACCTGGGACGCCTTCGACGAGTTCTCGCGCGAGGAGTGGCAGTCCACGCTGCGCCACGAACTCGTCCACGTCGAGCAGTACCAGCGCTTCGGCACGACCGGCCACGGCAAGCGGTTCAAGCGGCGGGCGGCGGAGATGGAGACGGCGGTCCACTGTCGCACCTTCGCCGAGCCCGAGTGGACGTTCTACTGCGAGTCCTGCGACGAGGTGACGGCCCACCGCTATCGCGAGTGCAAGCTCGTCCGCGAGTACGACCGCTACCGGTCGAACTGCTGTGAGGCGCCGCTCCGTCGGACGTCGCCCGGCGACTGA